The Clostridia bacterium genome contains a region encoding:
- a CDS encoding NAD(P)(+) transhydrogenase (Re/Si-specific) subunit beta: MPEYLYFILSGVLSVGVLVGIFLMSKVKTSVLGNRISAVCTLGAIIVTLIANEILPVWALYIALAVGIAIGIIFALRVKMIQMPQMVALLNGLGGAASAIVGGLAIFGFSLTMGKPATINAFAIVTAGIALFIGCVTLIGSLIAAGKLHKVITQRPIIFKGHQIYTIISLILTVASVILLPIFYNELIAVIILTSCIAVFSSLFGFFFSIRVGGADMPITISLLNSLSGVAGAIAGLAVADPLLVAIGGIVGASGLLLTQIMCRSMNRHLMDILLGKTSSAGKHVAVQEEVKEEVEDDTIEEKVDVKELLTKAKKVIIVPGYGMAIAQAQHLVKQLADKLISCGVQVKYAVHPVAGRMPGHMNVLLCEANVDYEDLYEMDAINGEFADADATIVIGANDVLNPAANTAEGTPIYGMPVLNVINCKHIFIFNYDLKPGYAGVPNPIYTRKHGVELLLGNASVTLKDFIDKLN; the protein is encoded by the coding sequence ATGCCAGAATATTTATATTTTATTTTAAGCGGAGTTCTCTCGGTTGGCGTGCTTGTTGGCATATTTCTAATGAGTAAGGTCAAGACCTCTGTTCTTGGCAATCGCATATCGGCTGTTTGTACTCTTGGCGCAATAATTGTAACTTTAATTGCAAATGAAATTTTACCTGTTTGGGCATTATATATCGCCCTTGCAGTAGGTATAGCGATTGGAATAATCTTTGCTTTAAGAGTAAAGATGATTCAAATGCCTCAAATGGTAGCTTTGCTCAACGGTCTAGGCGGAGCGGCAAGCGCAATCGTAGGCGGACTAGCAATATTTGGATTTAGTCTTACCATGGGTAAACCTGCAACAATCAACGCTTTTGCAATCGTAACGGCAGGCATTGCCTTGTTTATTGGTTGCGTAACCCTTATTGGCAGTTTAATAGCCGCAGGCAAACTACACAAAGTAATTACTCAACGCCCTATTATATTTAAAGGACATCAAATATACACAATAATATCTTTAATACTTACTGTTGCTTCGGTAATTTTACTGCCTATATTCTACAACGAATTAATAGCTGTAATTATACTTACTTCTTGCATAGCCGTATTTTCAAGTCTATTTGGTTTCTTCTTCTCAATTAGAGTTGGCGGAGCTGATATGCCCATTACTATTTCTTTGCTCAACTCGCTTAGCGGTGTTGCCGGAGCTATTGCGGGACTAGCCGTAGCCGACCCGTTATTAGTTGCAATAGGCGGTATTGTTGGAGCGTCCGGACTACTACTTACACAAATTATGTGTCGTTCAATGAACAGACACTTAATGGATATTCTTCTAGGAAAGACAAGTTCGGCAGGCAAACACGTTGCCGTACAAGAAGAAGTTAAGGAAGAAGTCGAAGACGACACCATAGAAGAAAAAGTCGACGTTAAAGAATTACTAACAAAAGCAAAAAAAGTTATTATCGTTCCGGGATACGGTATGGCGATAGCGCAAGCTCAACACTTAGTTAAGCAACTTGCCGACAAGCTAATTTCTTGCGGTGTTCAAGTTAAATATGCCGTTCACCCAGTAGCAGGCAGAATGCCCGGACACATGAACGTATTACTTTGCGAAGCTAACGTAGACTACGAAGACTTATACGAAATGGACGCAATTAACGGCGAATTTGCCGACGCTGACGCTACAATAGTAATCGGCGCAAACGACGTTCTCAATCCGGCGGCAAACACAGCTGAGGGTACGCCTATATATGGTATGCCCGTGCTTAACGTTATCAACTGTAAACATATATTTATATTTAACTATGACTTAAAGCCCGGCTATGCAGGCGTTCCTAACCCAATTTACACAAGAAAACACGGCGTAGAATTGTTGCTAGGCAATGCAAGCGTAACCCTTAAAGACTTTATCGATAAACTCAACTAA